A single window of Jiangella alkaliphila DNA harbors:
- a CDS encoding NUDIX hydrolase produces the protein MVDRYEHPSSVALIGRIDRRGRLEWVLPKGHVEAGETPEEAAVREVSEETGLQSRVVTPVGDIDYWFVADNRRIHKTVHHFLLEATGGSLSTDDVEVSEVAWVPLDELAGRMRYASERRLARRLRELLPASPGDTPAATVSESGGARKDGS, from the coding sequence GTGGTCGACCGCTACGAGCACCCGTCGAGTGTCGCCCTCATCGGCCGCATCGACCGACGCGGGCGGCTGGAGTGGGTGCTGCCCAAGGGACACGTCGAGGCAGGTGAAACGCCCGAGGAAGCTGCGGTGCGGGAGGTATCGGAGGAAACTGGTCTGCAGTCGAGGGTCGTCACCCCGGTCGGCGACATCGACTACTGGTTCGTGGCGGACAATCGGAGGATCCACAAGACGGTGCACCACTTTCTCCTCGAGGCCACCGGTGGGAGTCTGAGCACCGACGACGTGGAGGTGAGCGAAGTGGCGTGGGTGCCACTGGACGAACTGGCCGGACGGATGCGCTATGCGTCCGAACGGCGGCTGGCGCGACGGCTGCGCGAGCTGCTCCCGGCCTCGCCCGGCGACACCCCGGCGGCCACCGTCTCCGAGTCCGGCGGCGCCCGGAAGGACGGGTCATGA
- the trxB gene encoding thioredoxin-disulfide reductase produces MTDIRDLIIIGSGPAGYTAAVYAARARLEPLLIEGEVSWGGALMNTTEVENYPGFRDGILGPALMEEMRAQAERFGAQILTRDVVEADLTGTVKSVTDSEGNVHRARAVIVATGSSYRELGLTNEKRLSGHGVSWCATCDGFFFRDQDIAVVGGGDSAMEEATFLTRFARKVYLIHRRDSLRASKVMQERAFANDKIEFVWNTEVLDVLGDEKVSGLRLRDTVTGAERELAVTGLFLAIGHDPRSELFKGQLRLDDEGYVLVDAPTTKTELPGVFAAGDVVDHIYRQAITAAGTGCQAALDAERYLADLEAADHAVKPELAVR; encoded by the coding sequence GTGACGGACATCCGTGACCTGATCATCATCGGTTCCGGGCCGGCCGGGTACACGGCCGCTGTGTACGCTGCCCGGGCGCGGCTCGAACCGCTGCTCATCGAGGGTGAGGTCAGCTGGGGCGGCGCCCTGATGAACACCACCGAGGTCGAGAACTACCCCGGCTTCCGCGACGGCATCCTGGGCCCGGCGCTGATGGAAGAGATGCGCGCCCAGGCCGAGCGGTTCGGTGCGCAGATCCTCACTCGCGACGTCGTCGAGGCCGACCTCACCGGCACGGTGAAGTCGGTCACCGACAGCGAGGGCAACGTCCACCGCGCCCGCGCCGTCATCGTCGCCACTGGCTCGAGCTACCGCGAGCTGGGACTGACGAACGAGAAGCGGCTGTCCGGGCACGGTGTCTCGTGGTGTGCCACGTGTGACGGGTTCTTCTTCCGCGACCAGGACATCGCCGTCGTCGGCGGTGGCGACTCCGCCATGGAGGAGGCCACCTTCCTCACCCGGTTCGCGCGGAAGGTCTACCTCATCCACCGCCGCGACTCCCTGCGCGCGTCGAAGGTCATGCAGGAGCGGGCCTTCGCCAACGACAAGATCGAGTTCGTGTGGAACACCGAGGTGCTCGACGTCCTCGGCGACGAGAAGGTCAGCGGCCTGCGGCTGCGCGACACCGTCACCGGTGCCGAGCGTGAGCTGGCCGTCACCGGCCTGTTCCTCGCCATCGGCCACGACCCCCGGTCCGAGCTGTTCAAGGGGCAGCTGCGCCTCGACGACGAGGGCTACGTGCTGGTCGACGCGCCGACCACGAAGACCGAGCTGCCCGGCGTCTTCGCCGCCGGCGATGTCGTCGACCACATCTACCGCCAGGCCATCACGGCGGCCGGCACCGGCTGCCAGGCCGCCCTCGACGCCGAGCGCTACCTCGCCGACCTCGAGGCCGCCGATCACGCCGTCAAGCCTGAGCTCGCCGTCCGCTGA
- the trxA gene encoding thioredoxin, translating to MGNIQHVTSADFDEKVLQSDKPVLVDFWAEWCGPCRMIAPVLEEIAASQDNLEIVKLNVDENPEIAASYRITSIPALNVYSGGQVVKQIVGAKPKAALLNDLSDYVH from the coding sequence ATGGGCAACATCCAGCACGTCACCAGCGCCGACTTCGACGAGAAGGTTCTGCAGAGCGACAAGCCCGTTCTCGTCGACTTCTGGGCAGAATGGTGCGGGCCGTGCCGCATGATCGCCCCGGTTCTCGAGGAGATCGCCGCCTCGCAGGACAATCTCGAGATCGTCAAGCTCAACGTCGACGAGAACCCCGAGATCGCCGCCAGCTACCGCATCACCTCGATCCCGGCGCTCAACGTGTACTCCGGCGGTCAGGTCGTCAAGCAGATCGTCGGCGCCAAGCCGAAGGCCGCTTTGCTCAACGACCTCTCCGACTACGTGCACTGA
- the sigM gene encoding RNA polymerase sigma factor SigM: MTQSAPGPRVPDEELLRQHVDGDPDAFGELVKRHQDRMWAVALRTLGDPHDAADALQDAMINAFRRAASFRSESAVTTWLHRIVVNACLDRVRHAAARPADPVAFDGTEIPGIAPATDPSSDPAERTALRVDLEQALASLPVDQRLPLILVDVEGLPVAEAAELLGLPVGTIKSRCARARAKLVPLLAPGRLSSTGNAPGNQGAGGDVPSGTSRGTGGEHR, encoded by the coding sequence GTGACGCAGTCCGCGCCCGGTCCCCGGGTGCCCGACGAAGAGCTCCTGCGCCAGCACGTCGACGGAGATCCGGACGCCTTCGGTGAGCTGGTCAAACGCCACCAGGACCGTATGTGGGCGGTCGCGCTGCGCACCCTCGGCGACCCGCACGACGCCGCCGACGCCCTGCAGGACGCGATGATCAACGCGTTCCGGCGGGCCGCGTCGTTCCGGTCCGAGTCCGCCGTCACCACCTGGCTGCACCGCATCGTCGTCAACGCCTGCCTCGACCGCGTCCGGCACGCCGCCGCCCGCCCGGCCGACCCGGTCGCCTTCGACGGCACCGAGATCCCCGGCATCGCGCCCGCCACCGACCCGTCCAGCGACCCCGCCGAGCGCACGGCCCTGCGGGTCGACCTCGAGCAGGCGCTCGCCTCGCTGCCGGTCGACCAGCGGCTGCCGCTGATCCTCGTCGACGTCGAGGGCCTCCCGGTGGCTGAGGCGGCCGAGCTGCTCGGGCTGCCGGTCGGCACCATCAAAAGCCGCTGCGCGCGGGCCCGCGCCAAGCTGGTGCCGCTGCTGGCCCCCGGCCGGTTGAGCAGCACGGGCAACGCTCCGGGGAACCAAGGCGCCGGTGGTGACGTCCCATCTGGGACGTCGCGTGGAACAGGAGGTGAGCATCGGTGA
- the murJ gene encoding murein biosynthesis integral membrane protein MurJ, with protein MTATQEPPRSSGLLGSSAIMAAGTVVSRLTGFARAAVVAAAIGLTAATADVFSVPTVLPTMLYILVGGGVLNSVLVPMLVRAIKNDADGGNAFSQRLFSLAVTVLGLATVVAVLAAPLLIQLIVDDRYLQPEMRPYYDNMVMFARFCLPQIFFYGLYVLIGQMLNAKGRFGPMMWSPILNNIVAIAVFTVFLVVYGTQGFEPFTSAQTMLLGLGTTFGVVAQALILIPVLRKTGFSLRFRTDWRGQGLGEAARLGLWTVAFVVVNQLAYLVVVKVSSGASSISATDAGAGYTVYANAMLIMMVPHSVITVSLATALLPRLADLASDGNLDEVREKLVSALRMCLAVIIPLGALMAALAFPLTAMIFDYGSAGGQTDRLALTLVVLMPGLVAFTIHYLVLRGFYAMQDTRTPFFNQIWVSAVIMIGAVGTAVLAPGDQYVTMALAGGYSVAYLVGACTGAYRLQQRIGTLGGGQLVQHIVRLLIHSVIAAALAWLVWRGWTGLGVGDALPSLVARMLELFIGGTVGLTTFVGLAYAFRVAEVRTAVRMVMARLRGGGRAAPAVDPGDLLEDTAEYLIPVETGTLSIFRRPVDPSMTSEFFLDETLPGVPSFFDTHAGGYRDRAGVGGAVVGLDAVRDGARVVQPLPGTRPGAPSEPPAPPRGPMAGQRRTVAGRYRFERLLENADGIQSWQAVDDVLRRAVFVQAVALDDLRAPGFATAARVSSTVSDPRFLRVLDVGSDDDVAYVVREWTPGQSLAALLAHAGAFHPEQAAAVGREVAEAMATAHAQGLAHRHLDPTLVFVTADGSVKVAGLETEYSLRGRAQTPCEPTDPTQPNAAELDAIGIGGVLYAALTARWPVGTPGGLPPAPLIDGRLASPRQVRPGVPRLLDAVTDRAIGHARRHHATPLVTPLQVATELANGARNHHRAVVADEAVVAAPPALLDEPGEEPPSSRVEQLRERRKSGRTARLLGVMAAMLLLVGATLVGLQLLLGAIDDAGDDESPSASAPGETGTTPADETPAADPTPIAATAATDYDPAGNDEENSSDVANIFDGDPETTWTTVNYYDPLEDQKAGVGIYLDLGQAVSVREVRLALVNAGATVELRVAPEDATQAPDDLDGWTAVDTVEGAEQNVTRTLDEAVTTRYLLVWFTQLPRADDGNYRSGIAEAEVLG; from the coding sequence GTGACGGCGACACAAGAGCCGCCCCGCAGCTCCGGCCTGCTGGGCTCCAGCGCCATCATGGCCGCCGGGACCGTGGTCTCGCGGCTCACCGGCTTCGCGCGCGCGGCCGTCGTCGCGGCGGCCATCGGCCTGACCGCGGCCACGGCCGACGTGTTCAGCGTGCCGACGGTGCTGCCGACCATGCTGTACATCCTGGTCGGCGGCGGGGTGCTCAACTCCGTGCTCGTCCCCATGCTGGTCCGGGCCATCAAGAACGACGCCGACGGCGGCAACGCCTTCTCGCAGCGGCTGTTCAGCCTGGCCGTGACGGTGCTCGGGCTGGCGACGGTCGTCGCCGTCCTGGCCGCGCCGTTGCTGATCCAGCTGATCGTCGACGACCGCTACCTCCAGCCGGAGATGCGGCCGTACTACGACAACATGGTCATGTTCGCCCGGTTCTGCCTGCCGCAGATCTTCTTCTACGGGCTGTACGTGCTGATCGGCCAGATGCTCAACGCCAAGGGCCGGTTCGGCCCGATGATGTGGTCGCCGATCCTCAACAACATCGTGGCCATCGCAGTGTTCACCGTGTTCCTGGTGGTCTACGGCACGCAGGGGTTCGAGCCGTTCACCTCCGCGCAGACCATGCTGCTGGGGCTGGGCACGACGTTCGGTGTCGTCGCACAGGCGCTCATCCTCATCCCGGTGCTGCGCAAGACCGGGTTCTCGCTGCGGTTCCGCACCGACTGGCGCGGGCAGGGTCTAGGGGAAGCGGCCCGGCTCGGGCTGTGGACCGTCGCGTTCGTGGTGGTCAACCAGCTCGCCTACCTCGTGGTCGTCAAGGTCTCGTCCGGTGCCAGCAGCATCAGCGCGACCGATGCCGGCGCCGGCTACACCGTCTACGCCAACGCCATGCTGATCATGATGGTGCCGCACTCCGTCATCACGGTCTCGCTGGCGACGGCGCTGCTGCCGCGGCTGGCCGACCTGGCCTCCGACGGCAACCTCGACGAGGTCCGCGAGAAACTGGTCTCCGCGCTGCGGATGTGCCTGGCGGTGATCATCCCGCTCGGCGCGCTGATGGCGGCGTTGGCGTTCCCGCTGACCGCCATGATCTTCGACTACGGGTCCGCCGGCGGGCAGACCGACCGGCTGGCGTTGACGCTGGTCGTCCTGATGCCGGGGCTCGTCGCGTTCACCATCCACTACCTGGTGCTGCGCGGCTTCTACGCCATGCAGGACACCCGGACCCCCTTCTTCAACCAGATCTGGGTGTCCGCGGTCATCATGATCGGTGCCGTCGGGACGGCCGTCCTGGCACCCGGCGACCAGTACGTCACGATGGCGCTGGCCGGCGGCTACAGCGTCGCGTACCTCGTCGGCGCGTGCACCGGCGCGTATCGCCTGCAGCAGCGCATCGGGACGCTCGGTGGCGGCCAGCTCGTCCAGCACATCGTCCGGCTGCTGATCCACTCGGTCATCGCGGCCGCGCTGGCCTGGCTGGTGTGGCGCGGCTGGACCGGCCTGGGGGTCGGCGACGCGCTGCCGTCGCTGGTCGCGCGGATGCTGGAGCTGTTCATCGGCGGGACGGTGGGCCTCACGACGTTCGTCGGGCTGGCCTACGCGTTCCGGGTGGCCGAGGTCCGTACCGCCGTGCGGATGGTGATGGCACGGCTGCGCGGCGGCGGCCGGGCGGCTCCTGCCGTCGACCCCGGCGACCTGCTCGAGGACACCGCCGAGTACCTCATCCCGGTCGAGACCGGCACGCTCAGCATCTTCCGTCGTCCCGTCGATCCCAGCATGACGTCGGAGTTCTTCCTCGACGAGACCCTGCCCGGCGTGCCGAGCTTCTTCGACACGCACGCGGGCGGCTACCGCGACCGCGCGGGCGTGGGCGGCGCCGTCGTCGGCCTCGACGCGGTTCGCGACGGCGCACGAGTGGTCCAGCCGCTGCCCGGCACGCGGCCGGGCGCGCCGTCGGAGCCGCCGGCCCCACCCCGCGGGCCGATGGCGGGGCAGCGGCGCACGGTCGCCGGACGCTACCGGTTCGAGCGGCTGCTCGAGAACGCCGACGGCATCCAGTCCTGGCAGGCGGTCGACGACGTCCTGCGGCGGGCCGTGTTCGTCCAGGCCGTCGCTCTGGACGACCTGCGGGCGCCGGGGTTCGCCACCGCCGCGCGGGTGTCGTCCACCGTCTCCGACCCGCGGTTCCTGCGCGTCCTCGACGTCGGCAGCGACGACGACGTCGCCTACGTCGTGCGCGAGTGGACGCCGGGGCAGAGCCTGGCCGCTCTGCTCGCCCACGCCGGCGCGTTCCACCCCGAGCAGGCCGCCGCCGTCGGGCGCGAGGTCGCCGAGGCCATGGCCACCGCGCACGCCCAAGGGCTGGCGCACCGCCACCTCGACCCCACGCTGGTGTTCGTCACGGCCGACGGCTCGGTGAAGGTCGCCGGGCTGGAGACGGAGTACTCGCTGCGCGGGCGGGCCCAGACGCCGTGCGAGCCCACGGACCCGACCCAGCCGAACGCGGCCGAGCTCGACGCCATCGGCATCGGCGGCGTGCTCTACGCCGCGCTGACCGCCCGCTGGCCCGTCGGCACGCCTGGCGGACTGCCGCCGGCACCGCTCATCGACGGCCGGCTGGCCTCGCCCCGTCAGGTCCGGCCCGGCGTGCCGCGGCTGCTCGACGCCGTCACCGACCGCGCCATCGGGCATGCCCGCCGGCACCACGCGACGCCGCTGGTCACGCCGCTGCAGGTCGCGACCGAGCTGGCCAACGGCGCGCGCAACCACCACCGCGCCGTCGTCGCCGACGAAGCCGTCGTCGCGGCACCGCCGGCGCTGCTGGACGAGCCCGGCGAAGAGCCGCCGTCCAGCCGCGTCGAGCAGCTGCGGGAACGGCGCAAGTCCGGCCGCACCGCCCGGTTGCTCGGCGTCATGGCCGCGATGCTGCTGCTGGTCGGCGCCACTCTGGTCGGGCTGCAGCTGCTGCTCGGCGCCATCGACGACGCCGGCGACGACGAGTCCCCGTCGGCCTCCGCGCCCGGCGAGACCGGCACCACACCGGCCGACGAGACCCCGGCCGCCGACCCGACCCCGATCGCGGCCACCGCCGCCACCGACTACGACCCCGCCGGCAACGACGAGGAGAACTCGAGCGACGTCGCGAACATCTTCGACGGCGATCCCGAGACGACGTGGACCACCGTCAACTACTACGACCCGCTCGAGGACCAGAAGGCCGGCGTCGGCATCTACCTCGACCTCGGGCAGGCGGTGTCCGTGCGCGAGGTCCGGCTGGCGCTGGTCAACGCCGGTGCGACCGTCGAGCTGCGGGTCGCGCCCGAGGACGCCACGCAGGCGCCGGACGATCTCGACGGCTGGACCGCCGTCGACACCGTCGAGGGTGCTGAGCAGAATGTCACCCGCACACTTGACGAAGCCGTTACCACTCGGTATCTCCTCGTGTGGTTCACTCAGTTGCCCCGTGCCGACGACGGCAACTACCGGAGCGGAATAGCCGAAGCGGAGGTGCTCGGGTGA
- a CDS encoding anti-sigma factor family protein codes for MSTPEAHPPTHVLADLAEGVLDDAQAGEVQAHVDQCATCQGTLAELAQVSVALRALPAELPIPEFVAARMSHALAAERSSGGDAGGSDAAESPDAGAGGGTVAWFRRRLPQGLAAAASVAVIGFAGYVAVESGGGDDSSGSGDAAVAEGQAGDGDDDAGLEFGTSSDLGRGGSPSPTEDPPAAADDPYTAPPGTPEHVDPAEVTAAVEDVVQQRVEAVNETCGDDLSEELGLPVIGSTLVGSGVLVVLEDATTYDGWLLWTCSSRSNETLEPTVELPKTE; via the coding sequence GTGAGTACACCTGAGGCCCATCCGCCTACCCATGTGCTGGCCGATCTCGCCGAAGGCGTCCTCGACGACGCCCAGGCCGGCGAGGTCCAGGCCCACGTCGACCAGTGCGCCACGTGTCAGGGCACCCTCGCCGAGCTGGCCCAGGTCAGCGTCGCGCTGCGGGCCCTGCCGGCCGAGCTGCCGATCCCCGAGTTCGTGGCCGCCCGCATGTCCCACGCCCTTGCCGCCGAGCGGTCGTCCGGCGGTGACGCCGGCGGCTCTGACGCCGCCGAGTCGCCCGATGCGGGCGCCGGCGGCGGCACCGTCGCCTGGTTCCGGCGACGGCTGCCCCAGGGCCTGGCCGCCGCCGCGAGCGTTGCCGTCATCGGGTTCGCCGGCTACGTCGCCGTCGAGAGCGGCGGTGGCGACGACAGCAGTGGCTCCGGCGACGCCGCGGTCGCCGAGGGCCAAGCAGGCGACGGCGACGACGACGCCGGGCTCGAGTTCGGCACGTCTTCTGACCTCGGCCGGGGCGGTTCCCCGAGCCCGACGGAGGATCCTCCGGCCGCGGCTGACGATCCCTATACCGCGCCGCCCGGCACGCCGGAGCACGTCGACCCGGCCGAGGTGACCGCCGCCGTCGAGGACGTCGTCCAGCAGCGCGTGGAGGCCGTCAACGAAACCTGCGGCGACGACCTGTCCGAGGAACTGGGCCTGCCCGTGATCGGCTCCACCCTGGTCGGCTCCGGAGTGCTCGTGGTCCTCGAGGACGCCACCACCTACGACGGCTGGCTGCTCTGGACCTGCAGCTCCAGGTCCAACGAGACGCTGGAACCGACCGTCGAGCTCCCGAAGACGGAGTGA
- a CDS encoding DUF6049 family protein: MRLAGLRALAAVCAPAAALGIGLLAPGTAAAVETAPDAAALTAEATLTGVSPGVLTPDDDGITLTGTVTNTGDEPMGRVQALPRFSTNRVESRDELRAIGTDEELYWGSRESDGFDPIADTLEPGQAETFTVTLSRQQLGFDADGVYVVGVDILATTAEGERARVTTSRTVVPWIQSPDELPSVPVAMLWPLAARPSLLPDGTLTDETLAEQLAADQSLTAVLEAAAEAPVTWAVDPDLLDTVSVLADGYSVTTPEGSIEGSQANTDAALAWRERFDQVTQDADVWMLPYALPDVGALDEHDPALATALTQESLAASETAAEPLPSATSGVAWLDGGSVTEGVLTTLADAGTETVVVPSGAVQAADDEASDDEAGEAASGENGALGQVSAGDHTLSVVAADAGLSSAITDAAAADDPTAGAVDLQQRWIAETAMVALAAAADDTEPPLLVAAPPLRWRPADPIPQSLVTAWTSSTWVEPVGLTDRIDAGEAPEVTPAPSDGTALLPEANVAATAQLRDDTTQYTTLLADPEDVTTALDHATLRSASTGWRDNPETGVSYARGIGEGLTQRIEQVSITVPESVTLSSRAGAFPLTVTNDLPEAVNVRLEVHSENPDRLRVTEIETQEMAPGEQKLVEVTAEAAANGRVPIEVQLTTNDGQPIGPPVATVVNATEYGTIGWVIVGGAGALFLGAIVRRTLRNRRPRRRRRRRSDPPAPADGSILDELPTEARPTQEATR; the protein is encoded by the coding sequence ATGAGGCTGGCCGGCCTCCGAGCACTCGCCGCCGTCTGCGCCCCCGCCGCCGCCCTCGGCATCGGGTTGCTGGCGCCTGGCACGGCCGCGGCCGTGGAGACGGCGCCCGACGCCGCCGCCCTCACCGCCGAGGCCACCCTGACCGGCGTCTCGCCGGGCGTCCTCACCCCTGACGACGACGGCATCACGCTCACCGGAACGGTGACCAACACCGGCGACGAGCCGATGGGGAGGGTCCAGGCACTGCCCCGGTTCAGCACCAACCGGGTCGAGTCGCGCGACGAGCTCCGCGCCATCGGCACCGACGAGGAGCTCTACTGGGGGTCGCGCGAGAGCGACGGCTTCGACCCCATCGCCGACACCCTCGAACCGGGCCAGGCCGAGACGTTCACCGTCACGCTGTCCAGGCAGCAGCTGGGCTTCGACGCCGACGGCGTCTACGTGGTCGGCGTCGACATCCTGGCCACCACGGCCGAAGGCGAACGCGCGCGGGTCACGACGTCTCGCACCGTCGTGCCGTGGATCCAGAGCCCCGACGAGCTGCCGTCCGTGCCCGTCGCCATGCTCTGGCCGCTCGCCGCACGTCCGTCGCTGCTGCCCGACGGCACCCTGACCGACGAGACGCTGGCCGAGCAGCTCGCCGCCGACCAGTCGCTGACGGCCGTCCTCGAGGCCGCCGCCGAGGCACCCGTCACCTGGGCCGTCGACCCCGACCTGCTCGACACCGTCTCCGTGCTGGCCGACGGCTACAGCGTCACCACGCCGGAGGGCTCGATCGAGGGATCACAAGCCAACACTGACGCCGCGCTGGCCTGGCGCGAGCGGTTCGACCAGGTCACCCAGGACGCCGACGTCTGGATGCTGCCCTACGCGCTGCCCGACGTCGGCGCCCTCGACGAGCACGACCCGGCGCTGGCCACGGCGCTGACCCAGGAATCGCTGGCCGCCTCTGAGACCGCGGCCGAGCCGCTGCCGTCGGCCACCTCCGGCGTCGCCTGGCTCGACGGCGGCTCCGTCACCGAGGGCGTCCTCACGACACTGGCCGACGCCGGCACCGAGACCGTCGTCGTGCCGTCCGGCGCGGTCCAGGCGGCCGACGACGAGGCCAGCGACGACGAGGCAGGCGAGGCCGCCAGCGGCGAGAACGGCGCGCTCGGCCAGGTCAGCGCCGGCGACCACACGCTGAGCGTCGTCGCCGCCGACGCCGGGCTGAGCTCGGCCATCACCGACGCCGCCGCCGCCGACGACCCGACCGCCGGCGCCGTCGACCTCCAGCAGCGCTGGATCGCCGAGACCGCCATGGTCGCGCTCGCCGCCGCTGCCGACGACACCGAGCCGCCGCTCCTGGTGGCCGCCCCGCCGCTGCGCTGGCGACCGGCCGACCCGATCCCGCAGAGCCTGGTGACCGCCTGGACGTCCAGCACCTGGGTCGAGCCGGTCGGTCTCACCGACCGCATCGACGCCGGCGAGGCGCCGGAGGTCACGCCCGCCCCGTCCGACGGCACGGCCCTGCTGCCCGAGGCCAACGTCGCCGCGACGGCCCAGCTGCGCGACGACACCACCCAGTACACCACGCTGCTGGCCGACCCCGAGGACGTCACCACGGCGCTCGACCACGCCACGCTCCGCTCGGCGTCCACCGGCTGGCGCGACAACCCCGAGACCGGGGTCTCCTACGCGCGGGGCATCGGCGAGGGCCTCACGCAGCGGATCGAGCAGGTCAGCATCACCGTGCCCGAGTCGGTCACGCTGTCCAGCCGGGCCGGCGCCTTCCCGCTCACCGTCACCAACGACCTGCCCGAAGCCGTCAACGTCCGGCTCGAGGTGCACTCCGAGAACCCCGACCGCCTGCGCGTCACCGAGATCGAGACCCAGGAGATGGCGCCGGGCGAGCAGAAGCTGGTCGAGGTGACCGCCGAGGCCGCCGCCAACGGCCGGGTCCCGATCGAGGTGCAGCTGACCACCAACGACGGCCAGCCCATCGGGCCACCGGTCGCCACGGTCGTCAACGCCACCGAGTACGGCACCATCGGCTGGGTGATCGTCGGCGGGGCGGGCGCGCTGTTCCTCGGCGCGATCGTCCGCCGCACGCTGCGCAACCGCCGTCCGCGCCGACGCCGTCGTCGTCGCTCCGACCCGCCGGCCCCGGCGGACGGGAGCATCCTCGACGAGCTGCCCACGGAGGCGAGACCGACGCAGGAGGCGACGCGGTGA
- a CDS encoding CCA tRNA nucleotidyltransferase, whose amino-acid sequence MRPHPAQVGNRLGAGALRPLGWSVVIGTKEAATHVLSKAQRQAVRQLLRIAPVADELGARFQAAGHELALVGGSVRDAMLDRLGQDLDFTTSARPEETKRLLAGWVDNLWDVGQKFGTIGGTKDGFLIEVTTYRADSYDPTSRKPAVAYGASITDDLVRRDFTVNSMAVLLPGREFVDPYGGLADLGRRLIRTPGTPEQSFSDDPLRMMRAARFASQLGFEVAPEVVAAMTDMAARIEIVSAERVRDELTKLLLSPAPRTGLTLLVDTGIAGHVLPELPALRLEIDEHHRHKDVYEHSLTVLEQAIELEGRLPGGAPDLVTRLAALLHDIGKPRTRKFEDGGGVSFHHHDVVGAKLARKRLAALRYPSAVIDDVAQLIQLHLRFHGYGGGEWTDSAVRRYVRDAGSQLERLHVLTRADSTTRNRRKALALQQSYDSLEDRISRLAEQEELAAIRPDLDGNQIMQVLGIGPGPLVGRAYHHLLELRLDRGVLPEDEVRDELLRWWSEQPESSA is encoded by the coding sequence ATGCGGCCGCATCCTGCGCAGGTCGGAAACCGGTTGGGTGCCGGTGCCCTTCGACCCTTAGGCTGGTCCGTCGTGATCGGAACGAAGGAAGCGGCGACCCACGTGCTCTCGAAGGCCCAGCGACAGGCGGTGCGGCAGCTGCTGCGCATCGCGCCCGTGGCCGACGAGCTGGGCGCGCGCTTCCAGGCGGCCGGGCACGAGCTGGCGCTCGTCGGCGGGTCGGTCCGCGACGCCATGCTCGACCGCCTGGGCCAGGACCTCGACTTCACCACGTCGGCCCGCCCTGAGGAGACGAAGCGCCTGCTCGCGGGCTGGGTCGACAACCTGTGGGACGTCGGGCAGAAGTTCGGCACCATCGGCGGCACCAAGGACGGCTTCCTGATCGAGGTCACCACCTACCGCGCCGACAGCTACGACCCCACCAGCCGCAAGCCGGCCGTCGCGTACGGCGCGTCCATCACCGACGACCTCGTCCGCCGCGACTTCACCGTCAACTCCATGGCCGTGCTGCTGCCCGGTCGCGAGTTCGTCGACCCCTACGGCGGGCTGGCCGACCTCGGCCGGCGGCTCATCCGCACACCCGGCACGCCGGAGCAGTCGTTCTCCGACGACCCTCTGCGCATGATGCGGGCCGCCCGGTTCGCGTCGCAGCTGGGCTTCGAGGTGGCGCCCGAGGTGGTCGCGGCGATGACCGACATGGCCGCCCGCATCGAGATCGTGTCGGCCGAGCGGGTCCGCGACGAGCTGACCAAGCTGCTGCTCTCGCCGGCGCCGCGCACCGGGCTGACGCTGCTGGTCGACACCGGCATCGCCGGCCACGTGCTGCCGGAGCTGCCCGCGCTGCGGCTGGAGATCGACGAGCACCACCGGCACAAGGACGTCTACGAGCACTCGCTGACGGTGCTCGAGCAGGCCATCGAGCTGGAAGGGCGGCTGCCCGGCGGCGCACCCGACCTCGTGACCCGGCTGGCCGCGTTGCTGCACGACATCGGCAAGCCGCGCACCCGCAAGTTCGAGGACGGCGGCGGCGTCAGCTTCCACCACCACGACGTCGTCGGCGCGAAGCTGGCTCGCAAGCGGCTGGCGGCGCTGCGCTACCCGTCCGCTGTCATCGACGACGTGGCCCAGCTGATCCAGCTGCACCTGCGGTTCCACGGCTACGGCGGCGGTGAATGGACCGACTCCGCGGTGCGCCGCTACGTCCGCGACGCGGGCAGCCAGCTCGAGCGGCTGCACGTGCTGACCCGCGCCGACAGCACGACGCGCAACCGACGCAAGGCACTGGCCTTGCAGCAGTCGTACGACAGCCTGGAGGACCGCATCTCCCGGCTGGCCGAGCAGGAGGAGCTGGCCGCCATCCGGCCCGACCTCGACGGCAACCAGATCATGCAGGTCCTGGGCATCGGGCCGGGTCCGCTGGTCGGCCGCGCGTACCACCACCTGCTCGAACTGCGGCTCGACCGCGGCGTGCTGCCTGAGGACGAGGTGCGCGACGAACTGCTGCGGTGGTGGTCCGAGCAGCCCGAGAGCTCAGCGTGA